In one Chloroflexota bacterium genomic region, the following are encoded:
- the hypB gene encoding hydrogenase accessory protein HypB gives MAKTIPVVENILSANDRLAQANRDLLDRTHTFGLNFMASPGAGKTSILLRTVEALRPDYRLAAVEGDLASTIDADRLMQEGVPAVQINTGGTCHLDAVMLQGALPKLPLEEIDVLIVENVGNLICPANFALGTHRSVLIASVPEGDDKPYKYPVMYRGVQAVLLNKIDLLPYFDFDVDYFRKGVEVLNPGLAFFPVSAKTGEGLEAFFAWLRGQIDAVLEA, from the coding sequence ATGGCAAAGACCATTCCGGTGGTGGAAAACATCCTCAGCGCCAACGACCGGCTGGCGCAGGCCAACCGCGACCTGTTGGACCGCACCCACACCTTTGGCCTCAACTTCATGGCTTCGCCAGGGGCGGGGAAAACCAGCATCCTGCTGCGCACGGTCGAGGCCCTGCGCCCCGATTACCGCCTGGCTGCGGTGGAAGGCGACCTGGCTTCCACCATCGACGCCGACCGGTTGATGCAGGAAGGCGTGCCCGCGGTGCAGATCAACACCGGCGGCACCTGCCACCTCGACGCAGTGATGTTGCAGGGCGCGTTGCCCAAACTGCCGCTGGAAGAAATCGATGTCTTGATTGTGGAAAATGTCGGCAACCTGATTTGCCCGGCCAATTTTGCCCTGGGCACCCATCGCAGCGTGTTGATTGCCAGCGTGCCCGAAGGCGACGACAAGCCCTACAAATACCCGGTGATGTATCGCGGGGTGCAGGCGGTTTTGCTCAACAAGATTGATTTGTTGCCCTATTTCGATTTTGATGTGGACTATTTCCGCAAAGGGGTTGAGGTGCTCAACCCTGGTTTGGCTTTCTTCCCCGTGTCGGCCAAGACCGGCGAGGGGCTGGAGGCCTTTTTTGCCTGGTTGCGGGGGCAAATTGACGCCGTGTTGGAGGCGTGA
- the hypA gene encoding hydrogenase maturation nickel metallochaperone HypA, producing MQRRCPLPSTPLPSGCAASCPPRWPVHELPFVQSVLEIALRTAAEAGAERITAIDLTVGQLSSIVDDAVQFYWDILSKGTPAEGAQLRFHRLPAVFRCEACGREYTYDGEHLTCPQCGSARVRLIQGDEFRLDSLDVA from the coding sequence TTGCAGCGGCGTTGCCCGCTGCCGTCAACGCCATTGCCGAGTGGGTGCGCCGCCAGTTGCCCGCCGAGGTGGCCCGTGCATGAACTCCCTTTCGTCCAAAGCGTGCTCGAAATTGCCCTCCGCACCGCTGCCGAGGCCGGGGCAGAGCGCATCACGGCCATTGACCTCACCGTGGGGCAGCTTTCCAGCATTGTGGACGACGCAGTGCAGTTTTACTGGGATATTCTCAGCAAGGGCACCCCGGCAGAAGGGGCGCAACTGCGGTTTCACCGCCTGCCGGCTGTCTTCCGCTGTGAGGCGTGTGGCCGGGAATACACCTATGACGGCGAGCACCTGACCTGCCCCCAGTGCGGCAGTGCCCGGGTGCGCCTGATTCAGGGCGATGAGTTTCGCCTCGATTCACTGGACGTCGCTTGA
- a CDS encoding hydrogenase maturation protease, whose translation MSDRVVVCGLGQTLRGDDAVGLEAVRRWQASDRRTATHPAVAVHLLELPGLALLDVLEGARAALLVDAVVSGAPAGMLHHLPAARLEAFVAGATSAHGWGVAETLRLAHTLGRPLPPVVEVLAIEAADLRLGASLSPAVAAALPAAVNAIAEWVRRQLPAEVARA comes from the coding sequence GTGAGTGACAGGGTAGTGGTCTGCGGCCTGGGGCAAACCTTGCGGGGGGATGATGCCGTCGGGCTGGAAGCGGTGCGCCGCTGGCAGGCAAGCGACCGCCGCACGGCCACCCACCCTGCCGTGGCCGTACATTTGCTGGAACTTCCCGGCCTGGCGCTGCTCGATGTGCTCGAGGGCGCGCGGGCGGCGTTGCTGGTGGATGCGGTGGTTTCCGGCGCGCCGGCGGGCATGTTGCACCACTTGCCCGCGGCGCGTTTGGAAGCCTTTGTTGCGGGCGCGACCTCGGCGCATGGCTGGGGCGTGGCCGAGACCCTGAGGCTGGCGCACACCCTTGGGCGTCCGCTGCCGCCGGTGGTGGAGGTGCTCGCCATCGAGGCCGCCGACCTGCGCCTGGGGGCTTCCCTCAGCCCGGCGGTTGCAGCGGCGTTGCCCGCTGCCGTCAACGCCATTGCCGAGTGGGTGCGCCGCCAGTTGCCCGCCGAGGTGGCCCGTGCATGA